A region of Pleionea litopenaei DNA encodes the following proteins:
- a CDS encoding phytanoyl-CoA dioxygenase family protein yields MREHIDAVRSKGYSIIRGALSFQEVASLNQSIDQYLQQYELGVVYEDEEPIDSNRTVRAIHGPHLYDQSFLNLTRKSEFKTLCQALVDEEVYVHQFKINMKQSGYGKRWPWHQDFIFWNKNDHIEHERLLNIAIILTKTSHEHGPLCVIPNSHRMGNLCKKIDSQSAGWGQDVSSNLTYQVDRHTVEPLIRDNGLEFIVGEPGDVFVFNPQIVHCSSDNISIADRRLLIITYNAINNAPTRPSSRPEFLCAKDVSSIFSTS; encoded by the coding sequence ATGCGCGAGCACATTGACGCTGTTCGTAGTAAAGGGTATAGCATTATTCGTGGAGCTTTATCCTTTCAAGAAGTAGCATCACTCAATCAATCCATTGATCAGTATTTACAGCAATATGAATTAGGCGTTGTATATGAAGATGAAGAGCCGATAGATTCCAATCGTACCGTTCGAGCGATTCATGGCCCTCATTTATACGATCAATCGTTTTTGAATTTAACAAGGAAGTCTGAATTTAAAACTTTATGTCAGGCGCTTGTCGATGAAGAGGTCTATGTACATCAATTCAAAATCAATATGAAGCAAAGTGGGTATGGTAAGCGCTGGCCGTGGCACCAGGATTTTATATTTTGGAATAAAAATGATCATATTGAACATGAGCGCCTACTAAATATTGCGATTATTTTAACTAAAACCTCTCATGAGCATGGCCCGTTATGCGTCATCCCTAATAGTCATAGAATGGGGAACCTTTGCAAAAAGATCGATAGCCAAAGTGCAGGATGGGGTCAAGATGTATCTTCAAACTTAACATATCAAGTCGATCGTCATACCGTTGAACCACTTATTCGTGATAACGGGCTTGAGTTTATTGTTGGTGAACCAGGTGATGTGTTTGTGTTCAATCCACAAATTGTTCATTGCTCGTCGGATAACATTTCCATCGCTGATCGGAGACTCCTGATCATTACCTACAATGCTATAAACAATGCGCCAACACGACCTTCATCTCGTCCAGAGTTTTTGTGTGCAAAAGATGTTTCTTCAATTTTTTCAACTTCATAA
- the rplT gene encoding 50S ribosomal protein L20 yields MPRVKRGVTAHKRHKKVLKSAKGYYGARSRVFRVAKQAVIKAGQYAYRDRRQRKRQFRALWIQRINAASRECGLSYSKFINGLKKASVEVDRKILADIAVYDKAAFAALAEKAKAALSA; encoded by the coding sequence ATGCCAAGAGTAAAACGTGGAGTCACCGCACACAAACGTCACAAAAAAGTTTTAAAGTCAGCCAAAGGTTATTACGGCGCTCGTAGTCGCGTTTTCCGCGTCGCGAAGCAAGCAGTAATCAAAGCTGGTCAATATGCTTACCGTGACCGTCGTCAGCGTAAGCGTCAATTCCGTGCATTATGGATCCAGCGTATCAATGCTGCGAGCCGTGAGTGTGGTTTGTCGTACAGCAAATTCATCAATGGCTTGAAAAAAGCTTCTGTTGAAGTGGATCGTAAGATCCTGGCGGATATTGCGGTTTATGATAAAGCCGCTTTTGCAGCCCTAGCTGAAAAAGCTAAAGCTGCCCTGTCTGCGTAA
- the ihfA gene encoding integration host factor subunit alpha, translated as MALTKADMAERLFEELGLNKREAKEMVETFFEEVRSALEKGEQVKLSGFGNFDLRDKNQRPGRNPKTGEEIPISARRVVTFRPGQKLKARVEAYAGSEQQ; from the coding sequence ATGGCATTAACCAAAGCGGATATGGCAGAGCGTTTATTTGAGGAATTAGGCCTGAATAAACGCGAAGCTAAAGAAATGGTTGAAACGTTTTTTGAAGAGGTGCGCAGCGCATTGGAAAAAGGCGAGCAGGTGAAGTTGTCAGGGTTTGGGAACTTCGATTTGCGCGACAAGAATCAACGACCGGGTCGTAATCCAAAGACCGGCGAAGAGATCCCAATTTCAGCGCGGCGTGTAGTGACATTCCGTCCAGGACAAAAACTTAAGGCCCGGGTAGAGGCGTATGCTGGAAGCGAGCAACAATAA
- a CDS encoding thioesterase II family protein, with translation MGNSFFLPQSRPDAKLNLICFPYAGGSAASYINWIKFLPSEVQLIIAQPPGRADRIFEKPHTTMQDMIDELMGEFPKFTTCPYIMFGHSLGSRVAFEILKKSHELKLEKPRHFIASASRGPHVLPREDTFFDLNDDEFKSELANINGTPLEILENSELMELLLPLLRADFTIADTYINHDKVQFNCPLSIFGGTEDRNITKSDLLSWGNFFSQEPSLYYIKGDHFYIDKNIYELSIKLRLIINQTLNGLESTQKISLATEIN, from the coding sequence ATGGGCAATAGTTTTTTCTTACCTCAATCAAGACCTGACGCCAAATTAAATTTAATTTGCTTTCCGTATGCTGGAGGCAGTGCAGCAAGTTATATTAATTGGATAAAGTTTTTACCCAGTGAAGTACAACTAATCATTGCGCAGCCACCTGGACGTGCAGATAGAATCTTTGAAAAACCACACACAACCATGCAAGACATGATTGATGAACTGATGGGTGAGTTTCCAAAATTCACCACTTGCCCATACATAATGTTTGGTCACAGCTTGGGTTCTCGTGTTGCATTTGAAATACTTAAAAAGTCTCATGAACTAAAGTTAGAAAAACCTAGGCATTTTATTGCTTCCGCTAGCCGTGGCCCACATGTATTGCCAAGAGAAGATACTTTTTTCGATCTAAATGACGATGAGTTCAAGAGTGAGCTCGCTAATATTAATGGCACTCCATTGGAGATACTCGAAAACTCAGAGTTGATGGAATTATTGTTACCCCTGCTTCGAGCCGACTTTACGATTGCTGATACCTATATCAACCATGATAAAGTTCAATTTAATTGCCCGTTATCGATCTTTGGAGGAACAGAGGACAGGAATATTACTAAAAGTGACTTGCTTAGCTGGGGAAATTTCTTTAGCCAAGAACCTTCGCTATATTATATAAAAGGCGATCATTTTTATATCGATAAGAATATTTATGAACTATCCATTAAACTTCGACTAATAATAAATCAAACATTAAACGGATTAGAGTCGACTCAAAAAATAAGTCTAGCCACCGAGATCAATTAG
- a CDS encoding 4'-phosphopantetheinyl transferase family protein yields MSIEISDNEVHVWRVFDRSYDQKDFKYRYYQLLNSAEHTRYQSFKFDEDRHQFLVTRVMLKKVLSQYVSQIKPSQWCFDYNKYGKPKISSNLLEQAVHFNISHTRDCILLAISIRCSVGVDVESLYIDDKVLDIAPDVFNTEELDYLKKSNYKSYKARFMQLWTLKESFIKAKGKGLSMPLSDFSVIPNNDSCGNATLHTYNEDSTDIYSLRSFYLRNDLVAAIAVRTNTSKKFFLEHMLADELVND; encoded by the coding sequence ATGTCGATTGAAATATCGGATAACGAAGTTCATGTATGGAGGGTATTTGATCGTAGCTATGATCAAAAGGACTTCAAATATCGTTATTATCAGCTTCTCAACAGCGCCGAACATACTCGATATCAAAGCTTTAAATTCGACGAAGATAGACATCAATTTCTTGTAACACGAGTGATGTTGAAGAAGGTATTAAGTCAATATGTCTCTCAGATTAAACCCTCACAGTGGTGTTTTGATTATAATAAATATGGAAAACCGAAAATCTCTTCTAATCTGTTAGAACAAGCGGTTCATTTTAATATATCGCACACTAGGGACTGTATTCTATTAGCTATAAGTATTCGCTGTTCAGTGGGCGTCGATGTTGAGTCGCTCTATATCGATGATAAAGTTCTCGATATAGCACCAGATGTATTTAATACCGAAGAGCTCGACTATCTTAAAAAATCGAACTATAAGTCTTACAAAGCCAGATTTATGCAATTATGGACACTAAAAGAAAGTTTTATAAAAGCCAAAGGTAAAGGTTTGTCAATGCCGTTAAGTGACTTTAGTGTAATACCTAATAACGATTCTTGTGGCAATGCGACATTACATACCTATAATGAAGATTCTACTGACATTTACTCGCTGAGATCTTTTTATCTTAGAAATGATCTTGTCGCTGCTATCGCCGTTCGTACAAATACAAGCAAAAAATTTTTCTTGGAGCACATGTTAGCAGATGAACTAGTAAATGATTGA
- a CDS encoding alpha/beta hydrolase → MLKLKLLILMIFTSTSHLCAAKAPTSDEVEAAERYFTSPISMKLWRASINDKDAIDRFFETLEGNHVVEPLSSKPESVVVTYFVRGSNETDYMMLSGGPDFFGLRFKKFAQSSIYFCVQTIPIDASFNFGINEFKIQYMPNNIIEQSMDHIVDGVVVAPDAPKSEFLTESKENLYLPMKETRIKSKALKESWPVNLYVPRDLDHSKPIKLLIQLDGENFNKPFNSSKPWEAWTPLPTIVNNLALKNRIAQTILVLVPNQGQRSTILLKDSFSDFLALELPANILKKLNVKSFDGVYISGPSRAGYTAINTAYRHSDIIAGVLSQSGSFYYTFDESDANWPIYPKYEGHLLEQIKSKKFTQQRFYLDVGLYDLGAARVGANRQLKDILKFNGAKVKYNEYNGGHSHLNWRQQISTGLIFLLKPNITTN, encoded by the coding sequence ATGCTTAAATTGAAACTACTGATTTTAATGATATTTACGTCCACCAGTCATCTTTGTGCAGCTAAAGCTCCAACTTCTGACGAAGTAGAAGCTGCTGAACGCTATTTCACGTCACCTATTTCGATGAAACTATGGCGAGCAAGTATAAATGATAAAGATGCAATTGATCGTTTTTTCGAAACGCTTGAAGGTAATCATGTGGTTGAGCCGCTTTCATCTAAACCGGAAAGCGTTGTGGTAACTTATTTTGTAAGAGGTTCAAATGAAACGGATTATATGATGCTATCAGGTGGCCCCGATTTTTTTGGGTTACGGTTTAAGAAATTTGCTCAAAGCTCAATATATTTTTGTGTTCAGACCATACCAATCGATGCTTCGTTTAATTTTGGAATTAATGAATTTAAAATTCAATATATGCCAAATAATATAATTGAACAGTCAATGGACCATATTGTGGATGGGGTTGTTGTAGCACCTGACGCGCCAAAAAGTGAATTTTTGACTGAGTCGAAAGAGAATCTATATCTTCCGATGAAAGAAACCCGGATAAAAAGCAAAGCATTAAAAGAGTCTTGGCCAGTTAACTTATATGTACCGCGTGATTTAGACCATTCAAAACCGATCAAACTATTAATACAACTAGACGGAGAAAACTTTAACAAACCGTTTAATTCGTCCAAACCATGGGAAGCATGGACTCCTTTACCAACAATTGTTAATAATTTAGCACTCAAAAATAGAATTGCACAAACGATTTTAGTTTTAGTTCCGAACCAAGGTCAACGTTCTACTATTTTGCTAAAAGATTCTTTTTCGGATTTTCTAGCTCTAGAGTTGCCTGCTAATATTTTGAAAAAGTTGAATGTGAAAAGCTTTGATGGTGTTTACATTTCTGGACCAAGTCGCGCAGGTTACACCGCGATAAATACTGCATATCGTCATTCAGATATTATCGCTGGAGTCTTATCTCAATCTGGATCATTTTACTACACATTTGACGAATCTGACGCCAATTGGCCAATTTATCCCAAATATGAAGGCCATCTTTTAGAACAGATTAAGTCAAAAAAATTTACACAACAGCGCTTTTATCTCGATGTCGGCTTGTATGATTTGGGAGCCGCGCGAGTTGGCGCTAATCGTCAATTAAAGGATATTTTAAAGTTTAATGGAGCTAAGGTTAAGTACAATGAGTATAACGGCGGACATTCACACCTAAATTGGCGTCAACAAATAAGTACAGGCTTGATATTTCTTCTTAAACCTAATATTACTACTAATTGA
- the pheT gene encoding phenylalanine--tRNA ligase subunit beta yields the protein MKISEKWLREWVNPAATTDELAAQLTMAGLEVDAVEVFGDTLDGVVVGQIVQAEQHPDADKLRVCSVDVGGDEALQIICGAPNARAGIKVAVATIGSVLPGDFKIKKAKLRGVASHGMLCSEKELNISEESDGIMELPENAPIGESLVKYLDLIDTVIEVDLTPNRGDCLGMRGIAREVGVNHQADVTEVACDPVAPTIDDTISIELAAPEACPRYVGRVIRNINLDAQTPNWMKQRLERAGVRAIEPSVDITNYVLLELGHPMHAFDLAQIDGGIVVRYAKADEKLVLLDGKEVSLTEDTLLIADSKKPLAIAGVMGGEHSGINEQTKDVLLEAAFFQPIALAGKAREYGLHTDASHRFERGVDYQLQLAAMERATQLMLDICGGEPGPVIDQQVAEQMPQKAPVSLRRARITRLLGITLEDTQVEDILTRLGMTLTDNGEGWTVEVPSYRFDISIEEDLIEELVRIYGYNNVPSRLPQNDMAMVARPEHKVRKSAIRNLLVARGYQEAITYSFGEPELMQSINPNVPSIELLNPISSELSVMRTSLWPALIKAAEYNFNRQQDRVRLFELGLRFENHDEGLKQVPTLAAVIGGHLQAESWEGKSRPVDFYDLKGDLESILKLTVNSGSYLFKLEEHPSLHPGQSARIYRGNKAVGWLGKLHPMKKKSLGLEQDLYLFELDLSAINKRKLPKFAELSRYPSIRRDLAVVVDESVEVAQLIDLIRQTAGNLLKHINIFDVYRGDGVETGRKSVALAMILQHATRTLKDAEVTAIVDKTVKQLETQLGAVLRD from the coding sequence ATGAAGATCAGTGAAAAATGGTTAAGAGAATGGGTTAACCCTGCAGCGACCACCGATGAGTTAGCCGCACAGTTAACAATGGCTGGTTTAGAGGTCGATGCAGTTGAAGTGTTTGGCGACACCTTAGATGGCGTTGTCGTAGGGCAAATTGTACAAGCTGAACAACACCCAGATGCCGATAAACTGCGCGTGTGCAGCGTCGATGTTGGTGGCGATGAAGCGTTGCAAATTATTTGCGGTGCGCCGAATGCGCGAGCGGGCATTAAAGTTGCGGTAGCAACCATTGGTTCGGTATTGCCGGGTGACTTTAAAATTAAAAAAGCGAAATTGCGTGGTGTCGCGTCGCATGGAATGTTGTGCTCTGAAAAAGAGTTAAATATTTCAGAAGAAAGCGATGGCATTATGGAGCTACCAGAGAACGCGCCCATCGGTGAGTCATTGGTCAAATACTTAGATTTGATCGATACCGTTATCGAAGTGGATTTAACGCCTAATCGTGGCGACTGTTTAGGCATGCGCGGTATCGCTCGTGAAGTGGGTGTTAATCATCAAGCAGATGTTACCGAAGTTGCCTGCGATCCTGTTGCGCCAACCATTGATGACACCATTTCCATCGAACTGGCTGCGCCAGAAGCCTGTCCTCGTTATGTTGGCAGAGTGATCCGTAACATTAACTTAGATGCGCAAACACCCAATTGGATGAAGCAGCGTCTTGAGCGTGCCGGAGTTCGAGCGATCGAACCGTCAGTTGATATTACTAATTATGTGTTATTAGAACTGGGTCACCCGATGCACGCGTTCGATTTAGCGCAAATCGACGGTGGCATTGTGGTCCGCTACGCAAAAGCCGATGAAAAGCTCGTGTTACTCGACGGTAAAGAAGTTAGCCTCACAGAAGATACACTACTGATTGCCGACAGCAAAAAGCCATTGGCCATTGCTGGCGTAATGGGAGGCGAACATTCAGGCATTAATGAGCAGACCAAAGACGTGTTGCTCGAAGCCGCTTTTTTCCAACCCATCGCTTTAGCCGGTAAAGCTCGAGAGTATGGCTTGCACACCGATGCGTCGCATCGTTTTGAGCGTGGGGTCGATTATCAATTGCAGCTCGCGGCGATGGAACGGGCGACTCAACTAATGCTGGATATTTGTGGTGGTGAACCGGGGCCGGTGATTGATCAGCAAGTGGCTGAGCAGATGCCGCAAAAAGCCCCCGTTTCTTTGCGCCGTGCTCGCATTACTCGGCTATTGGGTATCACCCTTGAAGACACTCAGGTAGAAGATATCTTAACCCGTTTGGGCATGACCTTAACCGATAACGGTGAAGGTTGGACCGTTGAAGTGCCATCTTATCGTTTTGATATCAGCATTGAAGAAGATTTAATTGAAGAGTTAGTGCGAATTTATGGTTACAACAATGTGCCATCACGCTTACCACAAAATGACATGGCCATGGTGGCGCGTCCGGAGCATAAAGTTCGAAAGTCAGCTATTCGTAACTTACTGGTTGCAAGGGGTTACCAAGAAGCGATTACTTACAGCTTTGGTGAACCCGAATTGATGCAAAGCATTAATCCGAATGTGCCCTCCATTGAACTCTTGAACCCAATATCGTCTGAGCTGTCTGTGATGCGTACGTCTTTGTGGCCAGCATTGATAAAGGCAGCAGAGTACAACTTTAATCGCCAACAAGATCGCGTTCGTTTATTTGAGTTAGGATTGCGTTTTGAGAACCACGATGAAGGCCTCAAGCAAGTGCCAACACTGGCCGCGGTGATTGGTGGTCACTTACAAGCTGAGAGCTGGGAAGGAAAGAGTCGCCCTGTGGATTTCTACGATTTAAAGGGTGACTTGGAATCTATATTAAAATTAACTGTAAATTCAGGCAGTTATCTGTTTAAATTAGAGGAACATCCAAGTTTGCATCCGGGGCAGTCGGCACGTATCTATCGTGGCAACAAAGCGGTCGGATGGCTGGGTAAATTGCACCCAATGAAGAAAAAATCTCTTGGGTTAGAGCAGGATTTGTACCTGTTTGAGCTGGATTTATCGGCGATTAATAAGAGAAAGTTGCCTAAATTCGCTGAATTGTCACGATATCCTTCGATTCGACGTGATCTTGCAGTGGTTGTTGACGAGTCAGTAGAAGTGGCGCAACTTATTGATTTAATTAGACAAACGGCTGGAAATCTACTAAAACATATAAATATCTTCGACGTCTATCGCGGTGACGGAGTAGAAACGGGTAGAAAAAGTGTTGCGCTGGCTATGATTTTACAGCATGCTACGCGAACGCTGAAGGATGCCGAAGTTACCGCGATTGTCGATAAGACGGTAAAACAGCTCGAAACCCAACTTGGAGCGGTGTTACGAGATTAA
- the pheS gene encoding phenylalanine--tRNA ligase subunit alpha, whose protein sequence is MSSLDELIVAGVSAAKAAESLAALEQVKVDYLGKKGVLTQQMKTLSSLPQEERPAFGQQVNVAKQQVQQAINERKDTLEQASIAEQLAKETIDVTLPGRRAEVGGIHPVNRTLERIEEFFAEIGFAVEEGPEIEDDYHNFEALNIPGHHPARAMHDTFYFSESLLLRTHTSPVQIRTMEEQKPPVRIIAPGRVYRCDSDLTHTPMFHQVEGLLVDDKTSFADLKGVLDEFLKHFFEKDLAVRFRPSYFPFTEPSAEVDIQCVMCNGDGCRVCSHTGWLEILGCGMVHPNVLKSVGIDSERYSGYAFGMGVERLTMLRYGVNDLRLFFENDLTFLRQFN, encoded by the coding sequence ATGTCATCTTTAGATGAACTGATCGTAGCGGGCGTAAGTGCCGCTAAAGCTGCCGAGTCACTCGCCGCTCTTGAGCAAGTGAAGGTCGACTACTTAGGCAAGAAAGGTGTTCTGACTCAACAAATGAAAACATTGTCGAGCTTACCGCAAGAAGAACGCCCTGCGTTTGGTCAACAAGTTAATGTGGCCAAACAACAAGTTCAACAAGCGATCAATGAACGCAAAGATACGTTAGAGCAGGCCTCTATCGCTGAGCAACTGGCCAAAGAAACCATCGATGTTACTTTGCCCGGACGTCGCGCAGAAGTGGGCGGGATCCATCCCGTTAATCGTACTCTTGAGCGCATCGAAGAGTTTTTCGCAGAGATTGGTTTTGCGGTCGAAGAAGGCCCCGAAATTGAAGATGATTACCATAACTTCGAAGCTCTTAATATTCCTGGTCACCATCCGGCGCGGGCCATGCATGATACGTTTTATTTCAGCGAATCGTTGTTATTAAGAACGCACACATCTCCGGTGCAAATTAGAACCATGGAAGAACAAAAACCGCCGGTCAGAATTATTGCTCCAGGGCGCGTTTATCGTTGTGATTCTGATTTAACTCACACACCTATGTTCCATCAAGTCGAAGGCTTATTGGTTGACGATAAAACCAGCTTTGCCGATTTGAAAGGTGTGTTAGATGAGTTTTTGAAGCATTTCTTCGAAAAAGATTTAGCCGTACGTTTTCGTCCGTCTTATTTCCCATTTACAGAACCGTCGGCGGAAGTGGATATTCAATGTGTGATGTGTAATGGCGACGGTTGTCGAGTTTGCAGTCACACAGGATGGTTAGAAATATTAGGGTGTGGCATGGTGCATCCTAACGTATTGAAGTCAGTCGGTATCGATAGTGAACGATACTCTGGCTACGCTTTCGGAATGGGCGTTGAGCGATTAACTATGTTGCGCTATGGCGTGAACGATCTGCGTTTATTCTTTGAAAACGACTTAACTTTTTTACGACAATTTAATTAA
- a CDS encoding MerR family transcriptional regulator, producing the protein MLEASNNNELQPIPAKRYFTIGEVSDLCQVKPHVLRYWEQEFPQLHPIKRRGNRRYYQREDVMVIRQIRELLYDKGFTIGGARQQLETSEEGEQDSKLSGDVVKMLINELEDVVRILRT; encoded by the coding sequence ATGCTGGAAGCGAGCAACAATAACGAATTACAACCGATACCGGCCAAGCGTTACTTCACCATTGGTGAAGTGAGTGACTTGTGTCAGGTAAAACCACACGTATTGCGCTACTGGGAGCAAGAGTTCCCGCAGCTGCATCCAATAAAGCGTCGTGGTAATCGTCGTTACTATCAACGTGAAGATGTGATGGTGATCCGTCAGATCCGTGAACTGTTATACGATAAAGGCTTCACCATTGGTGGTGCGCGTCAGCAGTTAGAAACGAGTGAAGAGGGCGAGCAAGATAGCAAGCTTTCGGGTGACGTGGTCAAAATGTTGATCAACGAACTTGAAGATGTGGTGCGTATTCTTCGTACCTGA